A genomic segment from Alistipes senegalensis JC50 encodes:
- a CDS encoding DUF4843 domain-containing protein, whose product MKRKLIFNILIVLSATGGFLSCSDTWLMYDTSQKDKLYFSDGAQSLDRYLSTEAPFALLDESVKELRQTISVKLLGTVADHDRTFEVQAIHDTTTNYTTGGVARELYDAVEGEDYTIDELIVPAGSVEGRIEVTVKRTEKLKDKTASLVLQIAESDEFQGVPRNVHRILISDGIAACPNWWYHTATIQWYMYLGEFREEKYRKLLELYHGIEELNPSLYAEMVEQFGENIDNKTYVNKNGIVTEIRTGFFHNSNNPYKMAWNRYVLSPLYEYYKTNYPDLETYGTYNSGTGTGWRDPVNIY is encoded by the coding sequence ATGAAACGCAAACTCATATTCAACATCCTCATCGTCCTGAGCGCGACGGGCGGATTTCTCTCCTGCTCCGATACGTGGCTGATGTACGACACCTCGCAGAAGGACAAACTCTATTTCAGCGACGGAGCCCAGAGTCTGGACCGCTATCTCTCGACCGAAGCGCCGTTCGCCCTGCTGGACGAATCGGTGAAGGAGCTCCGGCAAACCATATCGGTGAAACTGCTGGGCACGGTCGCCGACCATGACCGGACCTTCGAAGTGCAGGCCATCCACGACACGACGACCAACTACACGACGGGCGGTGTCGCACGCGAACTCTACGACGCCGTCGAAGGCGAAGACTACACGATCGACGAACTCATCGTCCCGGCAGGGTCCGTGGAGGGCCGGATCGAGGTCACGGTGAAGCGCACCGAAAAACTCAAGGACAAAACGGCTTCGCTGGTGCTTCAAATCGCCGAAAGCGACGAATTCCAAGGCGTTCCGCGCAATGTTCACCGCATCTTGATCTCCGACGGTATCGCCGCCTGCCCCAACTGGTGGTACCATACCGCCACTATTCAGTGGTATATGTATCTGGGCGAATTCCGCGAGGAGAAATACCGGAAGCTGCTGGAACTCTACCACGGTATCGAAGAACTCAATCCGTCGCTTTACGCCGAGATGGTCGAGCAGTTCGGCGAAAATATCGACAACAAAACTTATGTAAACAAAAACGGAATAGTGACCGAAATCCGTACAGGCTTTTTCCATAACAGCAACAACCCCTATAAAATGGCCTGGAACCGATATGTGCTCAGCCCACTATACGAATACTACAAGACCAATTACCCCGATTTGGAAACCTACGGCACCTATAACTCAGGTACGGGCACCGGATGGAGAGATCCGGTAAATATCTATTAA
- a CDS encoding RagB/SusD family nutrient uptake outer membrane protein: MKSIKQYSQTLLLLTLLLSGCGAYLDVNPKSEVTDKELFSTAEGCEDAIYGIYAEIGGERNGLYGQMLAYKYPELMTGNFTINQSDNMAYIVQRQWTHDNAIAVAEKIWTTGYKVIGHVNKALSHILPKDDSEFRHTRLYKGELLALRAFLHFEMARIFAVSFASGDAAAKTKAIPYVKSYGIQVTPYSSLDKVFEFIIADLTEAEKYLEEDATLLPVVRDNAMGDFTSNRITHFNLYAVKALLARAYWTMNDLEKAEGYAQEVIDSGKFPLKTTAGAWNSLETGTLDMQETVVGLYSTTFTYYYYFDLIRSSTSMGSMKLAEQYTSIFEADQEGNADRRYVAWFDRNNNWCTKHYNVMYASSNDSGSTATYNGNSIPGVSLIRIPEMYYIVAEANLTKDPDKATEYLDYVVTSRDQTAFADREAGKITEENIFNDRRKEFFADGDDFHNMKRLARDLTISGMGTFAGNDDATYTMPIPASVEDNYRQ; the protein is encoded by the coding sequence GCGGCTGCGGGGCTTACCTCGATGTCAACCCCAAATCGGAGGTAACCGACAAGGAACTTTTCTCCACGGCCGAAGGCTGCGAAGACGCCATCTACGGAATCTATGCCGAGATCGGCGGCGAGCGCAACGGACTCTACGGACAAATGCTCGCCTACAAATACCCCGAGCTGATGACCGGCAATTTCACCATCAACCAGAGCGACAACATGGCCTACATCGTCCAGCGGCAGTGGACACACGACAATGCCATCGCCGTCGCCGAAAAGATCTGGACCACGGGATACAAGGTCATCGGCCATGTCAACAAGGCCCTGTCCCACATCCTGCCGAAAGACGACAGCGAATTCCGCCATACGCGGCTCTACAAGGGCGAACTTCTCGCCCTGCGGGCCTTCCTCCACTTCGAAATGGCGCGCATCTTCGCCGTATCGTTCGCCTCGGGCGACGCCGCGGCCAAAACCAAGGCGATTCCTTATGTGAAGAGCTACGGCATTCAGGTCACTCCGTACAGTTCGCTCGACAAGGTGTTCGAATTCATCATCGCCGACCTGACCGAAGCCGAGAAGTACCTCGAAGAGGATGCGACCCTGCTTCCGGTGGTGCGCGACAACGCCATGGGCGACTTCACGAGCAACCGCATCACCCATTTCAACCTCTACGCCGTCAAGGCGCTGCTGGCCCGCGCATACTGGACGATGAACGATCTGGAAAAGGCCGAAGGCTACGCACAGGAGGTCATCGACAGCGGCAAATTCCCGCTGAAAACGACCGCCGGGGCCTGGAACAGTCTCGAAACGGGTACGCTCGACATGCAGGAAACCGTCGTCGGTCTCTATTCGACGACCTTCACGTACTACTATTATTTCGACCTGATCCGCAGCTCCACGAGCATGGGCTCCATGAAACTCGCGGAGCAATACACCTCGATCTTCGAAGCGGATCAGGAGGGCAATGCCGACCGGCGCTACGTGGCGTGGTTCGACCGGAACAACAACTGGTGCACGAAGCACTACAATGTGATGTACGCTTCCAGCAACGACTCCGGTTCGACGGCGACCTACAACGGCAATTCGATCCCGGGCGTGAGCCTGATCCGCATTCCGGAGATGTACTACATCGTCGCGGAGGCCAATCTCACGAAAGATCCCGACAAGGCCACCGAGTATCTCGACTACGTGGTCACGTCGCGCGACCAGACCGCGTTCGCCGACCGGGAAGCGGGCAAAATCACCGAGGAGAATATCTTCAACGACCGCCGCAAGGAATTCTTCGCCGACGGAGACGATTTCCACAACATGAAGCGCCTTGCCCGCGACCTCACCATTTCAGGCATGGGAACTTTCGCCGGCAATGACGACGCGACCTACACGATGCCCATTCCGGCAAGCGTGGAAGACAATTACAGACAATAA